ACCCTTACACGCTACTTCTGAATCCCAGCAGGAAAGCTAAAACCTGGGGTACCAACCACAAACCGATGCAGAaccctgccacttgggagacAGAGGGTTGGTTCCACCTGCTGGAGATGGGAAATAACATGAGATCAAGAGACCCCATGGCTTGTGGGGTCCAAGACAGCTATGGTCTGGGGTAGCAGGGATGCTTTCACCTCACGCTGAAGGAATAGAGACCAACTCGGATTTCATCCACATCACCCATCTACACACATGCACGCGAGAGGCAAGCATGAACTGCAACAGAACACGCACTGACATCAAATCTTCTCAGTTTGTAGGCAAAAAGCCCCCcaaaagataagaaaatctGACCTAAAATGCAGGCACGACTCCTCCTGCATGCTCCCCCGCCACGAGCTCAAGCCCCACAGTGCAGAGATgtccctttccacagggcagAAAGCCGAATTTCACCTCTGCTCACCTCTCCAGATGGCCAGCACAGGGAGACCAAGAGCACTCAGCCTCCAAACGTCCCCTCACTCAGCACGGTCACTTTTCCTGGGCACCCACTGCTCCCGGAGCAGCCAGACTGGCTGGCCGCTGCCAACAGACACAGCCCCTGCGCCTCTTCAGCTCTGGCATTCCTCTCCTTTTGGACAGTGAGAAACATTGCtattcagtttttccttttgctctacCAGCACCAGCGGAATATTGAAACTTCTCCCCCAGCCGCCACCATACAGCTTCCCTTTTCCCATCattagaaacatttcttctattGGAAAGTGCATTTAGGACAAGATTTGGCACAAATAATTGGATTGTGCCTGCTGATGCGCTCAGCGCTGCGCTGAGTCAACACCAGAAGCCATCTTCCTCtcatctggaaaagaaaaaagccacttCTATTTAATTCCTTAACAATTAAGTAATCCAGACAGCATTCAGCTTCCAGTCTTTTATACTTGGTACTGTTCACAATGATATATTCAATCCATAACCAGTTTGCTGAGGCAATTCGAGTCACCATTCTGCTTCAGCAGCTACTCCAACACGTGGATGGCTTCGTGTACCTGTCCATACCCCCCAGACAGGACCCACGTCTGAGTCGTGTTCAAGGGATGCcatgaaagtgagaaaaatctgCTTGTGACTAGCACACCAGGCAAACCGTGCCGAGACTTCATTCAAAACAGTCCTAAAACACATGCATTATAAACACAGGATTCGTCATAAATCACTGTTATCTGCATTTCTCTTCTAACTGACTTTGTTTAGATTTTATCAGCAGCCAATTAGAATAATTACATGCAAGCTCGCCGCAGCAGATAACTGTAAAACATAATAAATCTAAAGACATCTGTAGAGAGTTAGCTGttcaaagaaaactgcatttaaactACAGTATGTAAGCAACTTAAACAGCCTTTTTCAGCCCATAAAGGCTCCTCAGACTTTCAGTACtatttatattgcttttttcagctgaatttggCAACAGAAGGGTATATAATCTCACACGCCCTTCTGCTGGCTGACTGGGATGCTGGTATGCAGCAAAACACAGGCTAACTCACAGCACGGACTGAGCTCTTCAAGTCAGCTTGAGGGAGTTTAACACCATGCTCCCTTAAGGCACTTGGGATAAAATAAGCCCTACATCAGTAGCATTCCTGGATCTATTAATTGCCAGTGGTTAATGAATCAAACAGGATTCTTATCTTGatgcagaaaaagaactgcTGAAGACCGAGAAGTCGAGAAAATGTTTTACTCCTCGGCTCTACACTTCAAAAGCAGCCGCTCAGCCCAGGCTCCATGTAGTCACAcctcaaaacacattttaagacTTAGTAGTACCTTAAAACCCCACATTATTCTTAAGCACTAGAAAATGCTTATCTGGCCACACCAACAACAAGCTCCTACACATGAGAAAGTGACACCTGAACATGGGAAAGTACTGAATTTAGTACTGTTGGGAGTAAATGACGCCTCTGTGTGGTGTAATTACATCATCAATACACCCTGCAAGGAAAATTCTTCAGCACTGACATCACCTTGCACACTTGCTAAAATAAACACCAATCTTTTCTCTCAGTAATTCCAATAATTAgaagggtgttttgggggtggtttAGGCCACTGTATGCCCATGGCCAAAACCAAACTACCAGCTTCTTTCACAGGAGAATCATCATCACTGCACACCAAGGACCAGCGTGTGGGTCTTTTGAATTGGTGGCAACAgaagtttctgcatttttcagtttctggcaAGCTAATACATTTCAGAGACTGATAAGATCATATCACAAACAGAtccaattaacatttttaatttcaaccacagaaatcagaagaatGACTTACTTGGGTCTCTGCTGTACGGCCACCCTGAGGCGGGTAAAAAAGACGGCATCGGAGAACTTGCCCTGCTGTCATCCTCCACTTGCTGTGTGATATGTCGCACAGTCTCTTTGTTTTTGCGGTTCTTCCTGCGCCCAGTGGGTTGCCAGCCATCCCCCACTCCTTGTTCCGCAAATGCGTTCTGTATTGCACTATCCTTGGCAGAATGCAGTTCACTCCCTCCATAATGGGACGGTGAAACCTGTTCCTCTTTGATACGTAAAGACCCATAGCCCATGTCACTAGACCAAAGAGACTGGGATGAAACATCTTCGTGGCTGTCTGTTTTTGGTTCTTGATCCTCTTTTCCATAAGTGCTCCCTCCTTCATGGCAGCTGGCAATAGCGGAATCTCCTGAAGAGTTTGCCGGACTGGTTCGCCGAGCTAACCAGGGAGATATGCTCCTGCCAGCCACCACCGCGGATATAAGAGCAtcggtgctgctgctggaaggggCTCCGAGTTCATAATCGACAAGGTCATCCGAGGCATCGGACTTTATACTTATGTCGAGAGCCGCTTTTATGAAGTTGTGGCAGGCCTGTACAATATCCGTCATCTGCAGGTAGCTGGCAGCCGACATCACCTCGATGACGTTCCTGCTGGTCAGCGCTAGGTGCGCTGAATACATGAAGTCAATGATTGCCTTGAAGCCCTGTGCAGTGACAATGTCTAAATGGGTGACAGTGGCCTGGTCCGAGGTTTTCTGAACCTGACAGTACAGCGTTTTGAAGTAGCGGCTACTCCCGAGCAGAACGTTTTTGTGAGCCTTAAATATCTTCCCCTCCACGATGATGCAAACGTCACAGAGGATGCCGTGCTGCCTCTGCTCGTTGAGCTCCCGCAGCAGATGACGATAGTGGGAAGCAATCTCCATATCTTCCTTTCGGTTATTCATTTGGAAATCTTTGTGCTTCCTCTTCCACAAGTCCTGGATAGGGAAGGAAACGACAGCATTACAATGTCCAATGCAGCATTACAGATGTGTTTTTCAAAGACCGAGACAAACCCCAAGTTGCACCAAATTAGCGGGTTCACCTTAAGAATGCCACAAAACACAACCACCACTTGCAACTGCTGTGCAGTAGTTACACAACGCAATGAATTTTTACCaaacttcaaataatttaaGTTAAAAGGGACTAGAGTTGAACCTCAATTCTCCAGTGCCTCATAACAAAATCGCAACAGGCTTGTAAGGAAACCTGCCTTACGTGAAGTAGGTGAAGCTGCCGTCAGTTTTCACTGCTCAGGTTCAGCAAAGTTTGGGTTTGAAAGCAGTGCCACGCTTGAAACCATCCAATGGAGATCAACTATTGAAGAGTAACAGGATTTCCTCAAGGGAACAGGCAGCGTGTGCAGCACACAATTGCTGAAATCCTCAATCAGACAAAGCCAATTGAAACCAGCTCCTTCTCTTGCTATATTGCCGTGGAGGGGCTATAAATATTGCTTCCAAGTtggaaaagcaacagcaaatcCCAGACCACAGATTACAAAAGTTTAAGTCCCCACCCAAACTGTACTGGCAATAGATCAGAGCCACAAAATTAACGTTATTTGAAGCTTAACTATGTAAAGGGACAAGACTTTTACCTTTACAATAAAGCATGTTATTTTCTTGGCTTTATGTCTCCACATTTATCTCGCAACCAACCTAAGATACCAGGCACAGAAAGTCCAAGATCACCAAAACATTCAGGTTTAGAAAGGATGCTTATGACCAAAATAACAAAGCATCCAATAAGCTGGGAAGAATTCACAGGATTTTGATCACCCTTCATAATATCTGATCGTGTTTTCCACATAAAGGCTGTTCAGTGCCAACAGGGTGGCACAGACCCGTAGCTTGAATGTTATGCTCCACATTACCCTCCTCTTACTCCccccaaaaagaaacaaaaagccttAAACGCAGATATTTTGACAGTAATCAGTGGTGCTACTATTATCAGATTGAATTCTATCCCACCTGCAACATACAAATATGGAGCAGTAACGCACCGACAGGAACGAACACATCCACACATCTCGCAGTGTTCGATCAGTCGCTCCCACCATGTCATTTAGACTGTTGTCCATTCAGCATCCTCAGAaactccctgccctccctcttCCAAGGTAACGCTTCACTCGTAGCGGGCGCACCACCACATCCTGTCTCTCAATCAAGATGACTTCATGTTCCCAGCACTTGAGGTGTTAAGGATGGGGCTGGCAGCACCAGAACAGATCGATGATGGACTCTCCATGACACTAGAACTCGGCAGTTACTGCCTTTGCAACGCCTCAGCTTCACAAATCCCTTGGCATTAATTCCTGCCATTTTATCTGGCTCCTACTACTTATTTGGAACTTACCATCAAGATTTATACACCGTTTAACAGTGCTTTAATGGTCCAACTAATTAAGAGCACTGAGCTTAACGTGGAGGATTTCTAATCTTTCTCTCAAAAACTAAACTGAAATCTGTTCCAATATGAGAAGTTCCAACTGAAAAATGGATACAGGGTTCCACACGTCAATGGACAACTGTAAAACTAGTATCTGCTGGCAAGAACACATTCTGAACGTAATACTGGGCAGCACACAGGTGAGAAGCCTGGATTTAGGCTGCTGAGGGTTGCTGATAAAACCAAATTACTGGACTTCTGAGGTCTTATCATCTTGAAGCATTAATTATAAGCACTGTCAGAAAGGAGGCTGACATGAGCTTGAAGCAACTCTCTAATATACATCAAGTTCCAACACAAATCCAGTCCCATTTGTTGGAACTGGCTCACAGCAGCGGGCAGTCCTGGGGCACTCATGACCAAGAAAGCTTCCTGACACGTGTAAGTGGGTTTCCTGTGGTGCGGAACACTGATCTGTAAGCCCCCTGCGCCATTCCCCTAGGCTGGTCTATTATCATCATCTACAGGTGCAAACCAGCTATGGTTTAGCCCACACTATGGGTTAGAAAACAACCTTTCAGCCCAGGTGACACAGGACCCCTCTTCTGGAGAGTCACCTGACAATTCAAAGGGTCAAGTTATGCAAGATTAGCTGCATGAGCTCCCCCAGTTCTGCAGAAACAGCGCTGTCTCTTCGGCAGTGTCAGAGATGCTAATATGCAAGACCAGCTGGTCCCTGATCCTTGAGAAGCATTTGCTTCCCTCAAGAGAGGAAGGTCCATCTTCCTGCAGCACAAGCAGTCTGAGCTGGTGTTCAGCTATATTACAAATCCATACGGCTGTGCAACAGAATTAAGCACGGAACATCCAAAGGAGctcatctgttttcatttgaactGGAAGAGGTCAATAACGGTGAAGCTCTACAGTATCTGAACACACTGCCTACTCACCACTGACATCTGCCAGGAGTTTTTAAGTCAAATTCACAAACAGAAGCCATCTCCATCTCAAATAAATGATGTAAGtaataaaacacaaaccagagtCAGAGACTAAggggaaaataataattcattttgCAGGTGTTTGGCCTGAAAGGGCTGTGAGGGAACCAGCCAGTGGAGCAGCTCTCTAAGCCCGGCTCTGACACTGGCTGCTACCGCTTCCCAAGATCATCACATAGGAAAGAACCACCTCGTAAGACAGACTGACGGCTCAGTTTTGTCTTTATTCCAGAAACCACTACTGCATCTACTTTTAGGAGTTGAAGAGTGAGCTTAGTCCCCTCAGGAAACACAAATTGCCACAAAGGATAAAGTGAGTTGTCCGTCACCAATCCTGTCCCCAAGAGCTGCCATAGCCACACAATTCAGAGGAAGACACCACAAAACCTCGCAGCAAACAATTACAGAGTGATTAGAAGGTTTGATATGTCATTTCCCTTTGCTGTTCTTTCACAGGTATTAAAATCCATATTCCAAGACATCACCTCCCTGGAATGGAGGGGGCAGGAATCTCCTGCAAGGATAAAGTTCTCATCCTCAGTTTAATACACATAAGCATCAGGAGTATTTATCCATGTTTTCACCTGCTTTTGTGAATTTGTGAACAACAGCTTTTCTCCTGGGATGTTTTTCACCTGGAAATCACTTTGGTTCCTTAAGATTGTATTCCTTTACTAATCCATACTCTTATTCAGCCTAGTTCAGCGGGCTGGGCTCCCCCCCACTGCTGGTAACAGTCTGATTTAGACACACCGTGTCTTTTGCTTAAACTGCCTACTGCAGAAACCAGATTAAAATGTGTCTCTTGCTACCTTTGGGCTAGTCGAAGGTTCAGGCAACGAATAACCAGGTGCTCCTCATGGATGAGGCTCTTCCAAGCCtctttagagaaagaaagagagagaaagtcagagaaaaagCTATCGAGGGATTTTTACTGAACACAGACACAATAAATCCATGCGAGGTTCCTCACTggcctccctccctcccacctaCCAGGCTCTTGACAGAAAAAACCCTCCAGGCAAGCCGCAGATGAACGGCAGTGAGTCACTGCGGTGAGATCACACAGCCCTCCCATCTCACCTGCCCACAATCCCAAGGACATTGGGGACAAGAGCAAGAGAGTAAATGTCTTTTGGACAAGGCATTCTAAAATATAAGGGatataagaaaataagtaaaaatcaTGAGCGTACACACTCCTCTGGTCAAAGGTAGACAACTCGCCTGTGTTGTAGAGTACTCTGAGGAGGTGAGATGAGAGGGGAAGCCACCCACCAAGGAGTAGCGTCCTTTCTGCTGAGAGGTGGGCATGCCACAGCACTTTCAAGTACACAGGCACTGATGTGGCTACTCCCACATTCAGCCCGATCAATAAAATTTAACGTCTTCCAAACTAGCAACTGTCATTGCAGACATCTGGACCATCCCCTGTCTGCTACCTCATACGTATTGCTCCAAACCCCACACTTGTCACAGCACTCTACCTTTCAAACGCAAGGTCTTTGGGGGAGAAAATTAAATGTGCCTCAAATTCAGAGGAATTAATTAGTTTTCTGTCTACCCGTGTCAAACCAGAGCATCCGTTTAATGTCAAGGATCACTGGGGAATTAAGTTAAATTTAAGGCAATTTGCTAGTAGTTAAAAATTCAGGAAGCTTCAAAACGCTGTACTCTTGTTTTCCAATTTTACTTGCTGGTTTGTGGCTtcttatggggtttttttttcccccttttcctgctAACGATATTTATCTCCGCTTAAAAAATGTTGTGGAAAGACTTCTTCAGAACAGCTGCACCCTTTAAACTTCTAGTGGAAGCACGGCAAAAACGGAGTAAACCATGGggatttttcagaagcagacctcaaagatcagcgatactttttttaatctcagttttctttaatCCACTGAAGGATTTCAAAGTTGAGCACCTACTAAAATCCTTCAGGCCCAGGCCTGCGACGACAGCACATGGCCACCACGCAGCTTTCCCAGAAGCCAATGAACCGCGAAAGCTCATCTGTAGGGTTTCCACAAAATAAATCGTAGCAGATCAGGCTCTCTCCATGAGCCAGTTCGCAGATAGAACAGTAATTCATGTCTGCTACTTCTCCACAAATAACTAAAAAACTTGTCCCTAAGTAAACAACACTTGCATGTAACagcaaaaagaacaaagcacaaGCAGATTTAATAATCACTTTCATGCCAACTTCTGTCAAGAAACGGGCCAGCTTTTTATTTGCCATGTTGTCACAAACctagcctgaaaaaaaaaagcattaataatTTATATCATCTTTAACCCTAGCTTGGTTCTACAAATACAGCATCTACAAAACCTGTACATTCTGCACTATCATTACCTTATTTGAACATGAAAACATCACCATGTGACACAGTAAGAGtgtaaataaacacaatttTCACCTAATATTGGGTTTTGAAGAGAGTAACCAGTGGCACTTACAAAGCCAACCTCCCAGCATACATACCCATGATATTAATAATTCTCCTGACCAAAATCTTAATATTGGTGAAGTGAAGGTGTACAAATCCTAAAACTTGCTGCACGATGTGAATTTGGGCACAAAGCCACAGTCGAGAGGTGGAGCACACAGATGAAAGCCCCTATAGTGCAGTCCCCTGGGAAAGAGCAGGGACAAAAATAAacctcccttcccccagcaggaaaacaggaaagaaaaaaatgaatgagagaggtttggggtttaTGGTGTTGGTaggagttttgtttgtttactttttcagaATAAGAAAACCAGAAGTTTAAGCTACCTGACATGTATGTAGTCTGCTACAATTTTCTCAACCCACTTCTACACTTAATGCTAAGGACAGGAGTTCTGGAGCCCCAAACAGTGCCGTGCTCCTCACCAGCCACTCCACACTCCCCAAAGAAAACATGCCAACTGGAATTTAACCAAAAATGTGCTGTTTCCTCCCGCACCCCTTTGGAGAACAGCACAAACAGATTAAGGAAGAACTCCAATTCACTCCAGTGGTTTATTACACAAAACCCCAACGAACACATCCCACTTCTCCATTTCCCCTGTGTCCTGTCCATGTTTCCACTC
Above is a genomic segment from Cuculus canorus isolate bCucCan1 chromosome 16, bCucCan1.pri, whole genome shotgun sequence containing:
- the ZBTB46 gene encoding zinc finger and BTB domain-containing protein 46 isoform X3; translated protein: MFSTAAGETPDLEPSLLLDLWKRKHKDFQMNNRKEDMEIASHYRHLLRELNEQRQHGILCDVCIIVEGKIFKAHKNVLLGSSRYFKTLYCQVQKTSDQATVTHLDIVTAQGFKAIIDFMYSAHLALTSRNVIEVMSAASYLQMTDIVQACHNFIKAALDISIKSDASDDLVDYELGAPSSSSTDALISAVVAGRSISPWLARRTSPANSSGDSAIASCHEGGSTYGKEDQEPKTDSHEDVSSQSLWSSDMGYGSLRIKEEQVSPSHYGGSELHSAKDSAIQNAFAEQGVGDGWQPTGRRKNRKNKETVRHITQQVEDDSRASSPMPSFLPASGWPYSRDPSADVTAAEPSSSDGRVERPDPYGNVDEALLGGEASYISQSLTPEKEDALQAATVANLRAALMSKNSLLSLKADMLGEDSSLLFEYLPKGTHSLSLNEFTVIRKKFKCPYCSFSAMHQCILKRHMRSHTGERPYPCEICGKKFTRREHMKRHTLVHSKDKKYVCKVCNRVFMSAASVGIKHGSRRHGVCADCSGRGIAGHLDHNGGEGSPDECYPGEGQYLEDPDDIKVEGDEEMGDDDDIKWKDDVGMSQDDVILDDDKDVDSPQEQDNSGENDKDFTWIS
- the ZBTB46 gene encoding zinc finger and BTB domain-containing protein 46 isoform X4 — its product is MFSTAAGETPDLEPSLLLDLWKRKHKDFQMNNRKEDMEIASHYRHLLRELNEQRQHGILCDVCIIVEGKIFKAHKNVLLGSSRYFKTLYCQVQKTSDQATVTHLDIVTAQGFKAIIDFMYSAHLALTSRNVIEVMSAASYLQMTDIVQACHNFIKAALDISIKSDASDDLVDYELGAPSSSSTDALISAVVAGRSISPWLARRTSPANSSGDSAIASCHEGGSTYGKEDQEPKTDSHEDVSSQSLWSSDMGYGSLRIKEEQVSPSHYGGSELHSAKDSAIQNAFAEQGVGDGWQPTGRRKNRKNKETVRHITQQVEDDSRASSPMPSFLPASGWPYSRDPSADVTAAEPSSSDGRVERPDPYGNVDEALLGGEASYISQSLTPEKEDALQAATVANLRAALMINEFTVIRKKFKCPYCSFSAMHQCILKRHMRSHTGERPYPCEICGKKFTRREHMKRHTLVHSKDKKYVCKVCNRVFMSAASVGIKHGSRRHGVCADCSGRGIAGHLDHNGGEGSPDECYPGEGQYLEDPDDIKVEGDEEMGDDDDIKWKDDVGMSQDDVILDDDKDVDSPQEQDNSGENDKDFTWIS